Below is a genomic region from Haloplanus natans DSM 17983.
TGTAGCGGCTTCCCCAGCAAAGATGACCTTCGTCTCTTCGTCCGACAGTGATACGTAGCTCACATCTGCCTCAGGAAAAGTCGGTTAGTACTTCAGTAGAGACTCGAGGTCCTCTTTGCTCGCTGTATTCCCTTCGGCGATGTCCTCAATGCCGCGAAGAACGCCCTCAGGAACCTCAGGACGATCTCCGTCCTCGGCGTCGCCCTCGCGGTCGTCGCCAGCGGGGTGGAGACTCATTGATGAAATACCGGTGCTCCTCTGTAATAAGCCTGTGGACCGCTACGCGGAAGCCGGTGACTCAGACCGATCACCACTGTTGTGATATCTTCCCTTGACGATGTACGTGGTCTTCTATACACTTGCGTGATTATGGAGACCCAACAATGGCGGCTGACGATGTTGAGACGCTCCGACTTCTCTGTATGGGAGACAACCACGGGGACGTTGACTCTCTGGAACGGGTCGTCGACGGAACTGAAGACGAAGAATTCGACTTCGTAATTCACGTCGGCGATATTACGAATGCGTGGTTCGATGGCGTCGACGAAGGTCGGGAACAGCTCGATGCGGTCACGCCGTATTTCAAGACGCTCCACGAGCGGGGAGAGCTCCTCTACATCTGGGGGAATCGGGACGGGGCAATCGGTCCAGAACAGCCGTTCCAAGACTACCACCTTCCAGGGACGTTCATCCCCGAAGATGACAGTATCACCGTTGCTGGAGAGACGTTCACGCAAAATCCCGAGCTAGTCGAAGACGAGACAATCCTCGTGAATCACTACTGGCACCCCGAACTGCTGGAACACTTCGCGGGGAAGGCATACTTCTCTGGTCATATACACACCGGTCGCTACAAGAACAAGGCTCTCAATACCGCATTCCTCTACCGAACGGCAGACCATGGTGCAGACGCGCTTCTCGGCGCGTACTTCGTCGTTGAGATCGCCCCTGACGGAACGTGGGAGGTCGATTTCCGAAACATCGGGCAGGTTCGCAAAGGAATCTGTCCCAAACACCAGGCGCTCGGTGTGCAGTTCGTCCCCGACTACTGGCGAAACGACTGTCAATTCTGCTACGACGAAGAGGAATTCTACAGTGAGGTCGTCCGCACAGTGCTCTACGGACTGGGAACGATACAAGAGGAAGCCGAGACTGATGAAGTGGTCGAATCTGCAGCGTCAACGTTCGGGGCTACTCCATCGTCGTTCGAATCGAAACTGCGAGAGTTTCTCGAAGAGCGGACAGCGGATCACTCATAGCGGCCACTATGGGACGAGAACCAGGATCTATGCCGGTTCGGTCCGGAACCGAGTGATTGGGACGTCGGTGACGTCGTCGTAGTCGTCGTCCGCACCGACCAGGAGCATCCCGTCGACGTGCGCTGCGGTCCCGAGCGCAAAAGCATCGCCAAGCGCCGGAGAGTAGCGGAATTTGAAGTCGGCTGCTGACGCCCAGGTCTGTTCGGTGTCGACGCGACGGATGCCGCTTTCCTCGAGGACGTCGACGACAGCATCAGCGCGCTCCTCGCCGTCAATCGCCCGGACGATGTAGTGGACCTCGGCGAGATTGATCGCCGAGATGTAGCCGTCTGCTGCGCCTTCAACGGCGTCAACGTACGTTTCGACGGTGTCGCTCCCCGGTTCGTTGCAGAAATAGGCGATGAGTGGTTCGGCGTCGAAGACGATCGTTTCGGGAATCTCTGCCCCGTCCGTCATGCGTCAGCCTCGTCGTCACCAGCGTAGCGCTGCCGCAACTCCTCTTCACTGGCTTTGTCCGCTGCACGTTCCTTCCGTAGGCGTTCGGTTGCCGAGCGCCCCTGCTCGTCGGTTTTCCCTTCCAGAACCCCACGCAGGTCTGTAACCGAGTGGATGGGGCGAACGACGATCTCACCCTCTTCGGTCCGAATGAACTTCACACGGCCGGGCGTGTCGATACCCAACTCCTCGCGGAACTCCTTCGGGATGGTGGCTTGCCCGCGTGAGGATACAGACACCACTTTTTCAGACTCTGTCTTACTCATACTATCCTTTATCATTACTTTGGTACAGTCATACAAAAGACTAGCGTTGGGTTCGGTAGTTAGCGAATCAAGCTGGTCATTACAGTCGACACCACTCGGAGCACCGCCTTAACCAACGAGTCCGATTGTATCGGCTGTTTGTTGGTTAATCGATTCACATTCCGATTGTATTCGGAGTACTCGAGCTACAGTATCCGTGTTATTCGCAGCTCGACTGTGGGCATAATAATTAAGGTGGAATCCAATGTGGGAGTAGATACAGCCAA
It encodes:
- a CDS encoding PIN domain-containing protein → MTDGAEIPETIVFDAEPLIAYFCNEPGSDTVETYVDAVEGAADGYISAINLAEVHYIVRAIDGEERADAVVDVLEESGIRRVDTEQTWASAADFKFRYSPALGDAFALGTAAHVDGMLLVGADDDYDDVTDVPITRFRTEPA
- a CDS encoding AbrB/MazE/SpoVT family DNA-binding domain-containing protein; protein product: MSKTESEKVVSVSSRGQATIPKEFREELGIDTPGRVKFIRTEEGEIVVRPIHSVTDLRGVLEGKTDEQGRSATERLRKERAADKASEEELRQRYAGDDEADA
- a CDS encoding metallophosphoesterase family protein → MAADDVETLRLLCMGDNHGDVDSLERVVDGTEDEEFDFVIHVGDITNAWFDGVDEGREQLDAVTPYFKTLHERGELLYIWGNRDGAIGPEQPFQDYHLPGTFIPEDDSITVAGETFTQNPELVEDETILVNHYWHPELLEHFAGKAYFSGHIHTGRYKNKALNTAFLYRTADHGADALLGAYFVVEIAPDGTWEVDFRNIGQVRKGICPKHQALGVQFVPDYWRNDCQFCYDEEEFYSEVVRTVLYGLGTIQEEAETDEVVESAASTFGATPSSFESKLREFLEERTADHS